The DNA region ATAACCTTTTTCCTAACCCATGGCTCTTtgaccggcagtaatgattttacgcTCAATCTGAGGcagtgtttgttgcgctgtcatgcacatgacagcgtggcaaaccctGGATGttctgcgccccccccccccctcccctactcaagtgaatggggtcccggTTTGGTTACCCTTCTACTACCTGAACCCGGACATCTAGGGGTCCGCCCACCCCTAATCAACAGTCCTGCACAACGGAGTCTTCAATAACTATATATAGCAGAGCTGACGAACAGCTGTTGACCCGTGAATGATGCCTGCTGCAGACCCATCCATATGCTGCTTTATTAATACTTATGGCAAGAGGATTATTTTCTGCCACAATCAAAAGTGCAGCATTTCCAGTTGCACAGATCAGAAAGCAGGAAACAAACCGCTCTGCTTACACAATAGAACATAGCTGAGCTGAGTGCAGGATTGTTGATCTCGGATGAAAACCAGCAAACAAATCAATAATATAAAAACACAAATGCAGCTATATCGAAGAAGATCGCAAAAGATAAAAATCGGGCTGACCTGCTACTGAACAGGACTATAGCATTCACAAAAGAAGTGATGAAGGCATCATAGAGCTATGATGGAAGCCAGCTGAGAGATTACAATATGCATGCTCAGCCATATGCAGCAGAACTAAAGCAGGATAAATTAATGGCAACTGAAGAATAACTAGAGCTTGGATGGGACATCATTGGAGAATTGATAGATGCAAAACAGCACATAATTCACCAGGTTATATTGACACAAATAAAAAAACTATATGTAAATAAGAGCACATTGTGATTTTGGAAATAAACCTTTACGGAATTGGACACCCAGAGAGCATACGCACTCAAATAGTAGCAAATCATCAACATATCCAAAAGGTTTCCACTATTACAATTCAAAAACCCAGAAAACCCATCTGAGGGCGTTTTAATATTTCAAAGCAGGCATGAGGCATGCAAAACAAAaccgtaagtggttgtgtggtcgaaaATGGAAAGTCTGCAGTCATCCCAGCGCAAGCACTCACGGTGCGCTGCGAAGATTCAACAGTTTCGGAGCCAGGAACAGCGGTAATGTATGCGATATGCTTGCTTCCGGGCAGAAGCAGTCAAGTGTGCACAGCCTCACTCCATACAACtgattgttcaacatttttataaatgatctagataagggaactgaaggtaaactaattagATTTGCAgactataggccccgtctcacttagcgatttaccaacgatcacgaccagcgatacgacctggccgtgatcgttggtaagtcgctgtgtggtcgctggggagctgtcacacagaccgctctccccagcgatcaacgatcaggggaacgagttcggcatcgttgaaactgtcttcaacgatgccgaagtccccctgcagcacccgggtaaccagggtaaacatcgggttactaagcgcagggccgcgcttagtaacccgatgtttaccctggttaccaaaaaaaacaaacagtacatactcgcctttcggtgtccaggtcccttgccgtctgcttcccgctctgactgactgagccgccgtacacggagagcagagcgcagcggtgacgtcactgctgtgctctcacttctcactgtacggccggcagtcagtgagagcaggaagcagacggcaagggacctgacggacatcagaaggcgagtatgtagtgtttgtttttttttacatttacgctggtaaccagggtaaacatcgggttactaagcgcggccctgcgcttagtaacccgatgtttaccctggttaccagtgaagacatcgctggatcggtgtcacacacacaccgattcagcgatgtcagcggggcctcaacgaccaaaaaaaggtccaggccattccgacacgaccagcgatctcgcagcaggggcctgatcgctggtacgtgtcacacatagcgagatcgctatggaggtcgctgttgcgtcacaaaacttgtgactcagcagcgatctcgctagcgatctcgctatgtgagacggggcctttagcaaagctagaagggatagataacactagagaagacaaggAAAGAatttagaaggatctagataagtttgAACAAAAGGGCAGCGACTAATACAATGGTATTTaaaagggagaaatgcaagattctacatctgggcaagaaaaaaagaaattacatcttcagaatgggaggaatagaactaagcaaaggCACGTTtgaaaaagacttgggcatactaatagatcacatactacacgagtcaacagtgtgatgcagcagaaaaaaaaggcaaaccGTTCTAGGATGtactaagagaagcatagagtctagatcacgtgaagtaattatcccactctacttctccttggtcaggcagaatctggaatactgtgtccagttccggGCATTACATTATAAAAGAGACTGAAGCAAGTTCAAGGAAGAGCTACCAGGGTGGTAAGCGGACTGCAAAATATGTCCTATGagaaatggttaaaggatctgggaatgtttagcttgcaaaaaagaaggctaagaagagGCTTCAatagctgcctacaaatatctgaagggatgtcacagtgtagagggatcatccttattctcatttacacatggaacacgagaagcaatggcatGAAACTGGaagagagaagatacagataaCATATTAGAAAAaattttttgacagtgagggtgattaatTTGtttaacaggctgccacgagaggtggggtgttctccttcaatggacgtcttcaaacagaggctggacagacatctgtcagatGATTTAGTGAAAACTGAATTGAGCAGAGGATTGGCCACGATGACCATTGAGGTCCTGTCCAACTTGAACATTCTATGACTAAGTGTATTAAACAAGGTTGCACCCACTGATGGCCGcacccttgctccatacacttggatTAAGGTCATGCCCACAAAACTGCCCGAGTAAGCGTATCGCATACATCACTGCCATTATCGGCTCAGAAACCAGTAATTCTTCAACTATCTATAACTACCTTGCTCATCACCCATTTAAGGGTATGAGTAGATTAAAAATTGTTGCCTTGTATAAAAAATTTCATCAGTTTTCACATCTACGATAGGGGAACACGTCTAGATGTTGTCAAGTGCAAGAAAAAAAAGTAATGAAAGTAAACTACAGCATTGCACTAAGCATCAGCAGTTGTGTACTGTTCATAGAAAAGCTCTTCACAACTCTGTTAACAAGATTTAATGTACATTTATTCTTAACACGGGAACATAGAGTATAAAGATTTCATACTGAATAAATGATATATcaataagcaaaaataaaaataaaacaagtaaAAGGAATAGGCTGAAATTTACATTTTTTCAGAGCTACAAATATGCAGAAATCGCTGGAAAAAAATGACATTGttggaactgaaaaaaaaaaactcacaccTTGATTGGAAATGGAAAAAGTAAAAGTTGATAGGATTGCTGGATATACAAAGGGTGAAACGAGGCAGAGGTGATGGATGGCATTGCTGCTCTGTGGGTCAAACCATCTATAAGATGTTCCTCCATTGGGAGGGTGGTTAGAAGGGCCTTAAGGAAAGTAACCGGGACCCTTCCTCCATAGATCCAAGAAAGAGCTTGTGAGCGTGGTGAGGGTAAGTGAGGAAATATTGAGGGGAATACAAGAGGTGTGTCTTTAATGTACATCatcatatatatacagacatcgcaGCTTGCAACCTACAAGCTAAAGGTTAAAACCAGTTATAAGAGGCGATCTCCGATTATTACAATCTAAGTTTAAAGAGGTAAGGGTGTTGCTTCACATGAAACTTTGGGGGAAAAGCGACTTCTCTGCGTCTTTCTCTCCTCCGGAAACTAAAAGCGACCTTTGCCGCTCTCCATTTAAAAACCTACATCTGGAGTCTCTGAGGTTGTGGGTTTTTCCAGCTCCGATTGGATTCTGCGGGGTTTCTCAGCACAGTTAAAAAGGTAATGtctcttcaggttttttttttttgcttttttttcttctgtttaaaGGTTCAGGGCACACAAATTCTAGTCTAAACATTGCAAGGTGAGGAGTAGGGCAAGTTAATTTTAAGATAAAGAAGGGAATCCTTCTCCTTCCTTGAAGATTCAGAAGTCTTTATCTCCTTAGAATATGAAGCCCATCCCTTGGCTGTTGTGGGCCTAATAAACAGTAGACTTGGGGGAGGGAAGTGTAGTTACAGTGGAGCCCCTTCCCCTAGATAAAAAATAAATTCACTGAAATACAGTAGCTTTGGTTAACACCAAAACACAGAGAGGAAGAGTGGGTGGGAAATTCCACAAGGGTGACCAGATTTCCTCTCTGGGGCGGACAGTGGATTGAGACGTAGTTTTTGCATAAATAAAAAGGGAGGAAAGGAAGAGGGTATGGAATCAACAGTCAGGGAGGATTCCTTTCTGAAGGGAGGAGCAAACCATTCTGGTAAGTTATCCACTGCAGCTGTCATGACTGGCCAATCAAGAAGAGAACATCGCAGATGACCTGTGACACTGAGCAGTTCATTAGTGGAGACACGGAGATGTCCAGCAGACGGGCCTCATACAGTGTGAACTCAGAATGGTTCTCCTCAACTTTTGCCAAAGCAAGCAGGGCACGAGAGGCCCTTCGCATCATGTCCGTACTTGTGGGTTCAAAGGGAGCAGAGGGTCCATGTAAATGTGCAGCCTGACTCTGTTGGAATTGAGTCGCTGCCAGACTATCCTCAAGAAAACCTAGAAGGTTACCAATGCTGCCTTTCTGAAGGGCTATAGCCCTGGCTGCTAAACTATCACCCTGTGCCAAGTTTGCTAAAAGAACCACTGCCATTTCCCTGCACACATGGTTTTTTCTGTCACTTAGGAACCTCACCAACGTCCCATACAGCTTCTCGAGACGACTGAAAGGTGGTGTGGCAAGTATTAGGTCCACATTGCTATCTTGAATGCTCAGTTTGCTAAGAGCCTCCAACACCAGTCTCTGAGGAGAAAGTACTGCATTGGGACCTAGTGTCACAAACGGATCCTGAGCCTCAGCTGATGGACACACTGCCCAGTGTAGCAAACCATCTAGAATGGGCAGACAAATGCTTTCAGGGTATGGAGAAAGATCAAGCTGACCAGATATATTGGCAAGGGTGACCAGTGTGTTCTCACGCAACATTTCCAAACAGTCCCACCACCATTCAGCCTTATTGCTACTAACTCCTTGGTCTCTATCCTCCTCTTTCTCATAGGTGAGGGGTGCTTGTTTCCTTTCTGGGTGCTTGTGATGGAGCAGCACAAGTTTCCCAAGGAGTAGTAACAGTCCTGGGTGCTTTGACATTTCCAAGTCATTGCTTGGCACAAAAGACAAGCTGCGTAAAATATTTGATATGCACACACAACGGCGAGAAAGAGCATCTTGCCAATCTTCCAACGTGCACAGTGGGGTTTCATCCTTGCTGCGTGGTTCATCTTCAAGAATTTTAAGACCATGTCTGTTGTGTGATGGAGGACTACCGCCTAACTGGAAGTCAGTGTCCTCTTCAGAGATTTCTCCTGAATCAGGCGGCAAAGAACTGGACCGGGAACACAAGACATCATCTATGGTGGCAGCTGTGTCCTCTGCAGCAAGAACATGCTGCTCCTTTGAACGACGTTTTATTTGGGGGCACTTGCGATAAGAGGGCTCGGGACGCCTTTCAAAGTGAGTCTGAATATGCTCAGTTGTGTCACCTCCTCCTATTCGCCAGTGTAAGAGGCCACTATCAAATTCTTGCCGACGACCCAATTGGTGCGAGCAGTCCAACACAAAGGCATCTTCCCGTTGAACTATTTTTACAGGAAGTTTGTCAAACTTGCTGGTATGCCGCTGAGTATCTTCACTTGAATTGCAAGGAGCTGAATAGGCCTTTCTTTCTTCTTCACCCTCATCCTCACTTTGAGCATTACCATCTGTCAATGGTTGGCCCACCTCCTCATCACTGGATTCTGTATCACCTAAAAGTGGGCTATGAGAGACATGAGTGGAAGGATTAAGTAGGGTCTTTTGTGCAGGCTCTCCAACTTCATACTCTCGGAGTATCCCAAAGATTTCAATCAGGCATCGTCGGAAATATTCCACTAACAACTCCAGTAACCCAGGTAGCtgcatgaacaaaaaaaaaaaaaaaaaaaaggaaaaattgtaaTTTGCATGCTCAAAATTGAGAAAGGTCTACAAAAGGTGAATAACTAAATGTATAACTTTACCTGACTGAGGTTAAATGTCATGATACTGTTGTCATCATAAAGAAGTATGTTAATGGTATCCAGCGCCCAGGTACTTTCAGCAAGGAGGCCTGATTTCAATGACATCATCACACGCCAAGCCTCTGGAGTCCCTAAAAAGATAAGCGATTGTAACATAAAGAGCCATGGAATCATAAGGTTTTCAGAAAATAGAAAGGTCTAGTTGTAGGACAATTAACACGGTTCACCCTTAAAAACTGACTGGGTTATGTACAAATCTCCACTATAAGAAAACTATACAATAACTGCAGATGTGAGTGAAAGGGTGAGCGGGCGCAAGGGCATGGGCGAATGAGGAAGCGAGCGAAAGAGCAATAGAGCTCTAGTGAACACTACaaatagagaatatatatatatcaaactgCACCCAGGGAAAGCCCTTTTAAACTTCACTGTAATTTAAAATATGGGCATTCTTCACTCCAGCAACATACCAATTTCCTTTGCCGTTAAACGTCTCCTTGGCTTCAGAATAGGTTGTGTCGCTTCCACCGAACCTGGAGGAAAGGTTATGTCCCTGCGAATAAGAGGCGGTTGGGCTGGGGTGGGTACAATATGTGATGCAGGAACAGggggtccagctttctgcatcttcAGGAATGGAGATTTGCTGGGTGAGGTGTGGGCTTCCAGTGGCCGTGGGGTGGCTGGACTAGCTACCTGAGGCAAATGGTTAGGCATGCTTGAGGAAGCTTGGTATCCAGACTGTGGTGGAGCTCTGCTCAGAGGTGGGCCAGGGGCAGGCACATAGGGGGGCTGCTGCCTGTTAACATGAGGTGGCCACTGACCCTCATGGCTAAGTCGCTGGTCGGAATGCACCATATCATCTCCACGAGGTGGCCCAGAATGATAACTAGGTCCCTGTGTGCTGGCTGGAGGAGGACCAGGTCTACCCTGGTAATTGTAGCCTATATCTCCTCGACTTTGCCACATCGCTCCAGATTGTGTTCCATCTGTAGAGCCTCCCATTCCACTAGGTGGCAGAGGTGGCTGTGTGTTGTTCCCTGGAGTGGATGACACCCGTTCACGTCCGAACTGAAATGGAAACTGATTCTGCCCTGTGGATGCAGGCCTGCGCTCTCCAACACTTTGTGGATAACCACTTCCATATTGACCATAAGGGTCTTGAGTAGGCTGTGAACTTGCTGCTGGTGAAGGCTGACCAGTAGGAGGTTGCACTCCTGATCCAGGTGTCTGTTGCTGTTGAGGTTGTGGCTGTTGACCTTGACCACTCTGTGCACCAGCATAAGGAGCATTGTACATTTCCCCTTCATGGCGTTTAGAAGATGGACCATAACTACCATCCATTGGACGCTTGTAGTTCTAAGAATTAGAAAGTTTGTAGAATTAGCGAACTGTCTTAAGAGACAGAAAATCTGTGTTCACTTGTGAGCTATAAAGGACTGAACAGCGCATAAATGAATTTAGATTGGAACAAAACAGTGGCGACAAAGAACAGTCCTTCACTTATAAAAAGGAAAGTGTTATCAAAAATGGTCAAGTCAGATTTGTGTGTTAAATCTATTTTAATGattcaaaatgaaaaataaaatttgcATCTTTCACTGTTCACAGGATTTTTTTTCACACTCATGCTTCCTATTTCAAGAAATACACATGAATAAGACTGACTCAgatcctatcttttgtattgaagcatgtaATGAGCATATGCAAAGGTCACTGTGAAGGGAGAGGCATCTGTGAAATCTATTGTGATTGGTGGCTCCAGTAGTAACTGCTGTGTAAAGAGGTGTTGCCCATCATTATCATCCTACATGAACAAAAATAGGGTGCACCTCCATTCATCTACAAATAAATGTATAAAACAATCAGCATGGCTGAGATGGTTAACAGGGAACGAAAACAACAGCCATATACATGATCCGATGAAATATAGATTACATGGTGTGACATGCACACCCTCGGAAGCAAAGTATGAACGCGGGAGATTTCACTCTCTCTTAACCATCTCAGCCATgctgattttttttatacattgttaTTTCAGTCCGTTGCACGCAAGGTTAGGGGGATTTTTTTCAGCCTTTGGTTGTCTTGTATAGATGCATTAGATCTATGGAATGTATTTTGCGGTTATATTTATGTCCCTGCATGTTATACTTGTAAATCTATGTATATGACTTTAGCATGTATTCCTTTCATGCCCGGCTCCAATATATATTAGTGGAGCTCCACTTATTAGCTCCATATGGTTATTTGTCCAGGGGTGTTTATTCATCATGTTTCATACATGTTTTTAGATGGTTTTTAAGGGACCCTGTCGCCAGGTTAGGCCGATACGAGCTacagccaccccctttcagggtttacatacaacattctataatgctgtaggtaagcccctgatccgacctgtaagaagaaaaataactggtgtacttatctgccctgttgagggcagagaaaagtcctgcagtgcgcaagtgctaggcctctgacctttccggcgcctgcgcactgcagtactttgctctgccctcaacagggcacagtacgcctgcgcaggagcgcagatgccggggagcctgtgtggatgatggagggacgcgtcatccacaagaagcaagcaggacGGGGaccataagaagataggaggcatGGGACCAAGAGCGAAACCACTTGGACCAGATTGCccctcaggtgagtataataaaagttatttttcctctcttacaggtcggaccgggggcttatctacagcattataaaatgccATCAGACCTGAAAGATGGTGGCCGTAACTCGTTtcagcaaaacctggtgacaggtttcctttaatgtacATTTGTGTATGTCTAAGGTTTCTAATAATAAAGGTAACATTTAAATGCTTTGTTTGTGTCAGGTGTGCACACCATTATTTGTTTGGTCTTTTTTCTCCCAATTCTACATCTTTATAATCCTATCTGGGATGATAATGAGATGAAAGAACTGAATACTGTTCCTGAAAGAATAGTGTACTGCAGGTAGTCTGAAATAGCCTAGTGGCCAGAATAAAAATTTaaagatttatattttatttttatttttttaaaatacagaTCATGATATGACCAAATAAAGCTATATATTgatctaataaaaaaaatattttttttattattttaatttcttCTAATACATTCCCTTTAACAGGATTGTATAAAACTAGGGGAAAAAGAAAGGCCCATGCTACCATACAAAGTCTATTAACTAGCTTTTCCGCTAAGACCTTGCTCAGACGTACGTGCTCTGTGTTACTCATGGACAAAACATGCAACCATTATAATCTATGTTGCTATTTATATGTCTGTACTTTTTTGTGGACTGTGTGTGAAGCACAAAGACGTGACCATTTTCTTACGGCAGAGCAGATGAAAtgtactaatacaagtcaatgaaaAACACAGACAGCACTGATGGCAGTGTCCAGTCACTGTTTAACAATGCAAACGATAGGAGAAGCTTGGCTATGGATTTATCCATACGTGAAAGACACTGATGAATCATGAACCCAAAATACTGATGAGAGCGGCACCATTTTTTGCGTACATGAAAAACTctgacatctgaatgagtcctAACACTTGGCTTACCTGTTGTTGATACACTGGGTTTTGCTGACTTTGATAGGGACTACCTGAAGTACCCTGAGTTTGGTACTGATTGCTGTAGGAGTCATGTCTAGAAGGAAAGAACAACATGAAGAAACAAAAAATAgtctaatattttatttttttaatataaaacatCACGTGCACAAGCGTCCCTTCACATTATTAATATTCTAACTATTCATACCTTTGTTGAGGATAACGCCCAGGTGAGTACATGCCACTGTCAGTGTTGGAAGGCATCATATTTGGCTGTGCACC from Ranitomeya variabilis isolate aRanVar5 chromosome 3, aRanVar5.hap1, whole genome shotgun sequence includes:
- the ARID1A gene encoding AT-rich interactive domain-containing protein 1A isoform X2; amino-acid sequence: MPGSPMDQMGKMRPQPYGSSNPYNQQPGPQQGHSGYPVQPYSSQTSQRYPMAMQGRPQGAMSMQYGQQMTSYAQQGPGPYSQQSQSPYYNQQSLHPPQQQTPPQTQYSQQQSAPQSYTQQQTASSQPPSSQPVQPTFPQQQSPSPSPYTQQQQGPQASSQSQSPYTQQTPQYPTSQQQGSSYSTSGAQQGGAYSQQRFPPPQELSQDSFTSQASSTPSLGSSKGQEDLGLGMQPRPSSLPDLSGSIDDLPMGAEGALSPGVSTSGISSSQGEQSNPAQSPFSPHTSPHLPGIRGPSPSPVGSPVSVAPSRSGPLSPTSVPGTQMPPRPPSGQSDGLIHPTMNQAGLGQERGYMQRNTQIPQYGSPQPGQALSPRQSSGGQMHAGMGPYQQNSMGSYGPQGGQYGPQGGYPRQPNYNTMANAGYPGAGMAPLVAGGQMHGQGGMPQYGGRMGHSAMGNRPFGPNMGNMPPQVGSGMCPPPGMNRKAQEAAGMHGTANSIQNRSPGYPNMNQAGMMGAGPPYGQGMNSMAAMMNTQGPPYMGGNMANNSGMAGSPELMGLSDVKLTPTPKMNNKADGTPKTETKSKKSSSSTTTNEKITKLYELGGEPERKMWVDRYLSFTEEKAMGMTNLPAVGRKPLDLYRLYMSVKDIGGLTQVNKNKKWRELATNLNVGTSSSAASSLKKQYIQCLYAFECKIERGEDPPPDIFASAEAKKQAKIQPPSPAGSGSMQGPQTPQSTSSSMAEGGDLKPPTPASTPHNQMPPMPGMRNNSVGLQDAYDGSDPSYQKRNSMTPNPGYQADMMGRMPYDASKDPYGSMRKGTDPFMSSGQGPSGTMGDPYSRATGPGMPNMTQRQHYYGGYDRGRPEPGLGPEGSMGSSGAQPNMMPSNTDSGMYSPGRYPQQRHDSYSNQYQTQGTSGSPYQSQQNPVYQQQNYKRPMDGSYGPSSKRHEGEMYNAPYAGAQSGQGQQPQPQQQQTPGSGVQPPTGQPSPAASSQPTQDPYGQYGSGYPQSVGERRPASTGQNQFPFQFGRERVSSTPGNNTQPPLPPSGMGGSTDGTQSGAMWQSRGDIGYNYQGRPGPPPASTQGPSYHSGPPRGDDMVHSDQRLSHEGQWPPHVNRQQPPYVPAPGPPLSRAPPQSGYQASSSMPNHLPQVASPATPRPLEAHTSPSKSPFLKMQKAGPPVPASHIVPTPAQPPLIRRDITFPPGSVEATQPILKPRRRLTAKEIGTPEAWRVMMSLKSGLLAESTWALDTINILLYDDNSIMTFNLSQLPGLLELLVEYFRRCLIEIFGILREYEVGEPAQKTLLNPSTHVSHSPLLGDTESSDEEVGQPLTDGNAQSEDEGEEERKAYSAPCNSSEDTQRHTSKFDKLPVKIVQREDAFVLDCSHQLGRRQEFDSGLLHWRIGGGDTTEHIQTHFERRPEPSYRKCPQIKRRSKEQHVLAAEDTAATIDDVLCSRSSSLPPDSGEISEEDTDFQLGGSPPSHNRHGLKILEDEPRSKDETPLCTLEDWQDALSRRCVCISNILRSLSFVPSNDLEMSKHPGLLLLLGKLVLLHHKHPERKQAPLTYEKEEDRDQGVSSNKAEWWWDCLEMLRENTLVTLANISGQLDLSPYPESICLPILDGLLHWAVCPSAEAQDPFVTLGPNAVLSPQRLVLEALSKLSIQDSNVDLILATPPFSRLEKLYGTLVRFLSDRKNHVCREMAVVLLANLAQGDSLAARAIALQKGSIGNLLGFLEDSLAATQFQQSQAAHLHGPSAPFEPTSTDMMRRASRALLALAKVEENHSEFTLYEARLLDISVSPLMNCSVSQVICDVLFLIGQS